Proteins encoded in a region of the Candidatus Poribacteria bacterium genome:
- the nfi gene encoding deoxyribonuclease V (cleaves DNA at apurinic or apyrimidinic sites) yields the protein MYVKQIHPWNVSPREAMRIQNRLKTQVIGRDEFDPKSIRTVAGVDIGFRRDVAEAAIVVLEFPSMEIIDYLVEEKEVSFPYIPGLLSFRETPPLIAAFEKLKTEPDVIIVDGQGIAHPRRFGIASHLGLILDKPTVGCAKSRLYGRHREPGKKAGSIEYLYDRDEIIGAAVRTRDNVKYVYVSIGHKVSLDTAIKLVLECCRGYRLPEPTRRAHLIAGGARPPKKGAPGGADQLTLW from the coding sequence ATGTATGTTAAACAGATCCATCCCTGGAACGTCTCGCCCCGGGAGGCGATGAGGATACAAAACAGGCTTAAAACGCAGGTGATCGGCAGGGACGAGTTCGATCCCAAATCCATTAGAACGGTCGCCGGGGTGGACATCGGGTTCAGAAGAGATGTGGCCGAGGCGGCGATCGTCGTCCTGGAGTTCCCATCGATGGAGATCATAGATTATCTGGTGGAGGAGAAGGAGGTCTCCTTCCCCTATATCCCCGGACTTCTCTCCTTCAGGGAAACCCCCCCGCTGATAGCCGCCTTCGAGAAACTGAAGACGGAGCCGGACGTGATAATCGTCGACGGTCAGGGGATAGCTCATCCCCGTCGATTCGGTATAGCATCTCATTTGGGATTGATCCTGGATAAACCCACGGTGGGCTGCGCTAAATCCAGGCTCTATGGCAGACACAGAGAACCAGGGAAGAAGGCCGGATCGATCGAGTATCTCTATGACAGAGATGAGATCATCGGCGCGGCCGTTAGAACGAGAGACAACGTCAAATACGTCTACGTTTCCATCGGGCATAAGGTATCGCTCGATACGGCCATCAAGCTGGTGCTGGAGTGCTGCCGTGGATATAGGCTGCCTGAGCCGACAAGACGGGCCCATCTGATCGCTGGGGGAGCACGACCACCTAAAAAGGGAGCTCCGGGAGGAGCCGATCAGCTCACCCTCTGGTGA
- the leuD gene encoding 3-isopropylmalate dehydratase small subunit: MKLKGKAWKFGDDVNTDEIIPARYLNTTDPKELAAHCMEDSDKPDFAGQVQPGDIIVAGKNFGCGSSREHAPISIKAAGVSCVIARSFARIFFRNAINIGLPILESPQAAEGIEDGDEVEVDLAKGEIENLTKGERYKAAPFPDFMRDIIRAGGLMNYVAGQIKT, translated from the coding sequence GTGAAGCTCAAAGGCAAGGCTTGGAAGTTCGGCGATGACGTCAACACCGACGAGATCATCCCGGCGAGATATCTCAACACCACCGATCCGAAGGAGCTGGCGGCACATTGCATGGAGGATTCGGATAAGCCCGATTTCGCCGGACAGGTTCAGCCGGGGGATATCATCGTAGCCGGCAAGAACTTCGGCTGTGGTTCCTCACGCGAGCACGCTCCGATATCTATAAAGGCCGCCGGTGTCTCATGCGTTATCGCCCGATCTTTCGCCAGGATCTTCTTCCGAAATGCCATAAACATCGGCCTCCCGATCCTTGAAAGCCCTCAAGCGGCGGAGGGGATAGAAGATGGAGACGAAGTGGAGGTGGATCTGGCGAAAGGGGAGATAGAGAACCTGACAAAAGGGGAGAGGTATAAGGCCGCTCCGTTTCCCGATTTTATGCGGGATATTATCCGCGCCGGCGGGCTGATGAACTACGTCGCAGGGCAAATCAAAACCTAA